A region of the Kwoniella shandongensis chromosome 11, complete sequence genome:
GGGGCGTATATCAGATGATATGCCGTGATGAGAGGGGCTAGGGATAGTGGGAAGTTCTTCTGTACATTGTATTCTTCTTGGAGTCGCCGGTGATTCTTGCTTCTACGTTTCTCCCACTCcggtcgttgttgttgtatctCGTTGTATGCCGTTCGTTTGACTCCAATCAACCCGAATGTGTTGACCTCCGCCGTCCCTTGCCACCCTTCTGAACCCTGCACCATCATACTCCTACCTCTCCATTGCACCAGTCTAATACAGAGCAAGGTCAGTGTGCAATCGCACCACAACGCGTCATGCGGatgcccactcacagatccCTATCTCAATtccaccttgatcttctcctcatcctcctccttcacaccATCACCCGACATCGACGTCGCCGGTGTCACCGCCTCTGTCTTCTCATCCCCGTTCAGAACGCTAGCCGTGGAACTGGCTGGAACACTGCTCTTCATCAAAGCGTTCTCGACATCGGCAGCCACGAATGCTCTAGGTGGTTGAGCAGGAGCATTGTTCGTGGTGGCGGCGTCATCGGCGGTACTTGCCGAAGATGTAAAGCTCGCCTCAACTGACGCCGGTACACCCATTGACAAGTCCCGCGATTCGTCCGCGGTCGTCCCAACGGAGGGAGAAGTAGGGTCGGGGCCGAACTCGCTTGGCTTGGCATTGGGAAGAACCCATTGTTGACTTCCAGGGCCGGCTAATctgaccttctcctctcgcaCTTCGAGCAAAGCCGATAGTGTCATACATTCGCGCACAATGGCGATGTCGGGAGTGATGTTCTTGACTCGGTTGAATGAAGCGATCATGGCAATGTCAATCCAACCTTCGGAGTCCATCTATTTACCCAAATATCAGTCAGTATAAGATATGTTCAGTAGCACTCATcagaactcacctgttgCCGTAAGAAGAAGTCCATAGCAAGATTCTGCATGCTGAAGTAGTACTCCACTTGACCCAGGACATAGAACCGGGTCGAGTCGAGGTTGGGAACCACAGTCTGTGGCAttggagggggaggtgcACCTCTGAACGCCGCGAGGTTACCATATTGGGCTTGCATGGGATCGTAGATTGCCGGTTGAGCAAAGCCATTGACGGGATAGAAGGGTTGATAACCAGCAAATCCTCTTGGGAATGCCGAACCATCGACGGGTAAACCAGAGACTCCTGCGGGTGGGGAACCGAAAACATGTCCCTTGTGAGGAATAGCAGAATTGCTTCGGAAGCCCCTGCCACGACCGTTGAATGATGCTCgaccatctcgtcctcggGGAGGTCGAGGGAGGTTCGCGTTGGCGGCGGGGTTGAAGGAATGTTGAGGTAAAGGTGCAGTCGTGCTTCCAGACATGGGCTGTGACTGCAGTGTAGTGGCGGGAGCTTGAGAGGCAGCATCGCCTGTGGCAGATGAGGGAAGGTTGTCCGCTGCCTTTTGAGGTGTTCCTTGCTTGGATTGTCGACTTGTTTGGCGAGACAACGAAGTGTTACCCGCGACGCCTTCCACCTCCGCATCTCCATTCGTCACTGCCTCCCCTGATCCTGCTACAGCTGAAGCGCTCCCAGGCACGATCTTCGACCCCGCTTCGCTACCGTCCCGTTGTACCTGTGATGCAGATTGAGGCTTGGTCTCGCTCGCTGAGCCGTCTCGCGCAGGCTTGATCGATGCCTTCTTAGTCTCCACCGGCGCCGCCGCCGCAGGTCCCTTCCTGGGCTTTGCTCCCTTAGCTTGTACGGATGCCTCGCCTTCACCCTTCGCAGCAAGACGTTTCTTCGCATCTAGACGGCCTTGTCGGCGATTGATCTCGGCAGCTTGATCGGCAGCAGCAAGTAGTTCAGCAGCTGGAATTGGCTTCCATTTGGGTTTTTCTGAGTGTAATTGTCAGCATACTGAAGCCTTCACCGACAAACGGTTCACTTACTCCCTGTGGCGGTAGAATCATCGACCACGCTTGTACCTTCAAggttgtccttctcctttgacttgtccttcttttcttcaGCAGCTTTGGCGACCTCAGCAGCTTGCGCCACGTCCGGCCAGAGATTAGCATCATGTATGGGAGGCGGGGCCACTGCTGACGCCGCTGTGGAAGTCTTCTTTTTCGGCGCCGTCTTAGCGATTCCGTTTGTCAATGGCTTGTGGACGACACCATTTGCTCCCTGACCACTCCCGTGATGCTTGATCGATTCTCCCGCACCgctcgtcgttgttgttaCCGCCGCCGTCAGATttttcttcctcacttccCATGGATTGACCGCCGGTGGAGGTGCTGGTTGACGAGGAGCTGGGGGTTTTGGCTCCTCAACTTTTTCCTCCGCCTTGGCTTTTGGTCGACTTCGCCAACTGCTCTCATCGTCGGGTCCGCCACCTGACTTGGAGATAGctgtggatgaagatgcagTGTCAGACGCCGGATTTGGCGACGAAATGGAAGCGGGCACAGAAGCGGTAGGTGTAGGCGTTGAACCATTCAGTGTTGGCGACGAAAGAGCTGTTTGACTTTGTGCAACTTCTTTGGGTGTCGAATCGTCGTTTGAGGAatcggaagacgaaggagtcGCTTTCACTTGAGCGGTTTGTGATCCGGAAGCGATAGCACTCCAAGCGAGCTTCGAGCTTGAAGCCGTCGTTGGTGTCGCTTTCGAAGACGCCTTTTCTGGTGcagtggaagaagcaggaggagcgCTGCTGCTACTACCACCCTTCTTGTTCGATTTGGAATGACTTCCACTTTTCTTTTCAGAGTCATGCCCGTGCTTCTCCTTGCGGTCGTCACGATGTGATCGGTCCCTCCAGTTTTTGGAACTGCTGCCTCTTTTCTCCTCGGGTTTTCGTTGACGTGCTGATTGCACCTTCTCCCAAggtccatcgtcttcttgcGTTTGCGACGCAGACGCAGCAGCAGGAGTATTCCTTGAGGCGGATGACGACTTTGCATCTCTTCCTTTGCCTCCAGCAGGAGCGGTATTGGGAGTCGATGCAGACGTGGTTGATGTCCGGGAAGCGGGACTGTTCTGTGTGCCGGAAGCGGAGGCGCCGGAAGATGAGGCTGCTTTGGCAGCTACTGCCGCAGCTGCCTTTTGCTCTTTGATTCTATCGGCATAAGACCCAAGTGCGTTGAACACAGATGGTTGTTGTCCATTGGCCAGAGGTGGAGACGCCGACATCGTGTTGTGTCGAAGCAGGGGTGGGGTGAGGTGTGggaacgaagaaggagagagctgGAAAGCAAGCATGATGATCACGTCAGCGATGTACGAGGTAGAAGTAGGAACAGCGGTGGGTGCGGGCACGAAGGTGAGAGGTTTTTCATATTTGGGAAAGAGCTTTGCGCCTTTTGAGCACGGCCAGGCAAGAACAGTCAGACGTTATGACAATGTCATAAGGGTGCGAAGCAAAGGAGCGGCATTGAAAGGATACGAATAGGGGATGTTAGACGTCACCGAGGGACGGTCCAAGCCCAGCGTCATTCGTTGCAACCAATGAAAGGACATGAATGTGTCACAATCAGGCCGTCCATGATCCGTACCATGACGACGGAGGTGGGTATATGACGGAGAGAGGAGCGACAAGGAGGAGTCGCATGAAAGGTAGAATGACTCACTCGTTTGATATGCGCAAATGTGATGATTGAGCTCTGCTCGGTCTATTTCTGATTCTTGCGAAAATCGTCAAGACGTTGGCCACTATACTATGCAACCGGATCTGAGTTGATTCAAATATGGATCAGTTGATGCCTAGTTGTCGTCGTGAGCTGCTCTAGCTCACTTATGGGTCGTGTGCTTGATTCCCGAAATTTCAAAGCCAAGGGATGAATGAGTGGGCCGATAGTGGAGAGTGTGTCGCCTTTACTGGTTGCCACCCGCTATGCACCTCctacttccttcctttctcctaCTTCCTACTGCTATTGCTTGTCTCGCAAGACCTTCTGTCCTTGTTCGGCGTCAAGGCGTATGAGAAGATGACGGTTGGTGATGTTGAGTGAAACTCTGAGTCGGGAAGGATTAATTTCGCTTTTCGAGCCGGATCCGATGTAAAAATGCGAGCTTTGCTTATGCTAGGTGACGAGTGAGGTCGGAAGAACAATGAGACCTGTCTACTtgaaagggagagacggagagAGCGGGGGTTTGTTCAATCTTGTCACTGGGGGAGGGTGTACAAGATGatatgattgatgatgatggtaacgatggagtgagtgagtgtaaGTTGAATGAAATGAGCTATCTGGTGCAGTGGTGGTCGGTTCATTCGGAAATTGGCGGGGTTATCATTTTCACTGTCACTCGCTCGGTAAAGGTCAGTTGccaccatcccatccactccatccatccacaACTCTTCTATTTCAAAATTTATAAATATACACaactcatccttcttgcaTACCTTAGACTATCATCACAACACCCGACCAAGATGCGTCAGTTAAAGCACCACGAGCAGAAGCTCTTGAAGAAAGTCGACTTCCTCAATGTACGTTGCGTCGTATCACCCACCTTCacccaccccttcctccttcatccttcgtTCATGTACCTCCACTTTTCTGGTGTTGATGACGGTGTCAATCACAGTGGAAGCAAGATGCTTCGGTCAGAGAGAtcaaggtgatgaggaagtacCATATCCAAGACAGAGAAGATTATCACAAGTGAGTGCCGCAGAAGAGATCTATGAGGCGTGTCATGAGCTGATCACTGGACATTGTGCATTAGATATAACAAAATCTGCGGTTCATTGCGAGGACTCATTCATAAACTCTCTTTACTACCTGCGAAAGACCCCTTCCGACAACAAAGAGAGGCAGAGATGTTGAACAAGCTATACGATATGGGTatacttggtgagtgcggaacGAAATCAGCTGTGGAAATAGTCGTTGTGAATTGGTAATATAATGTACTGATGACATATGGCATGTTCCTCATTGTAGATACCGGAGCAAAGCCCTCAGATATCGAGAACAAAGTGACGGTCTCTTCAATCGCTCGAAGAAGATTAGCAGTCATAGTTGCCAGATTAAAGATGTCCGAGACGGTGTCCGATGTAAGTAGAGATACCTCTCCCTTTACGGTATCTGCAGGTGGAACAAGGACTGACGATAGGAGGTGATGTGTTGATAGGCCGTTCGAACGATCGAACAAGGACATATCAGAGTCGGTCCTACACCAATAACGGATCCGGCAATGTTGATCACGAGACATATGGAAGATTTCGTCACTTGGATAGATACCAGTGCCAGAAAGAGGACGATCATGAAGTAcaacgacgaggtgagtttgtccTGTTACATAGTTCGAGTAGAAGTGAAGACTTGTACTGATGGTATCCCTCCGCTTAGCtcgacgacttcgacttGTTGTAATACGTCTCACCCTCAAGACCCCAACCTGCATACTATCATCATTTCACATTGTACAACATATACCAGGCACATTATGCAATACCCGTTCCAGTCTCTTTCTCTCGACCGCTGTTTAGCAGTTGCCACGGAGCGGTGTGCAATAAACATGCATCATGCACGACGACAAATACATACATCCGACCTGATCTACCAGTCCCACATGTACAGCTTAACAGCCAATCTCTCACCACCCCGAGAAATCACCAAATCCTcctgacttcttcttcttcttgtctcCTCCGAAATCCACCACatcgcctcctcctgcactGTCTCCAGCACCAACTTTCCCGACTCCTTTTGGTATATTGAGATATTTCCCcacttcgctctcctcttccgcttttctcttcctctcctctttcttcgctttgcTCTCGCCCTTTTCGCCCAAATTCGTACCTAACCATGTCGTTCTATCTTTTTCACGTTCTTTCTGAGCTTCGGCACGACGTCGTAATGCTTCGTCAGATTGGTCCTTTCGAGCAAGTTTCGCCGACAGTCGTTCTTTATATGCTTCGAATGGATCTTGCAGTCtgacagagaaggaaggattggTCAGATCAGCCTTGAACACCAGCAATGAGCTACTAGCACGTACACGTTGACACCTAGAATCACTACATCCTTCACTGGTCGATCACCACCAGGTCTGACCGGTACTCTTTCAATCTTGTCCAACACCTCTTCCCCGCCGACCAACTTCCCGAATACTGTGTGTTTACCATTCAGATGAGGTGTATCTCTAAATGTGATAAAAAATTGTGAAGAATTCGTTCTCGGGCCGCTGTTCGCCATTGACTATCAAGCACGATGGAATCAGTTAGCTGTCATGTTCTTGGGTCACCAGAATAGTCCTACTCACCAGAACACCTCGCGCGTCATGTTTGAACGCCCCTTTCTCGCTATACTCGTCTCTAAACGGTTCGCCCCAGAACGATTGACCTCCCTTTCCAGTTCCCGTTGGATCACCACCTTGGATCTGCGCGAAGCAAAGTCAGCCCTTTAAGGCTTATTCCAAGGAGCCGCCGGTATCTGAACTTACCATGAAACCAGGTATCAGACGATGGAACACCACATTATCGTATTTCCCCTGTTTTGCCAGCTGGACAAAGTTGTATACCGTCTTCGGCGCACGATCCCCATGTAATTCGACATTGAGTCCACCAAAGTTAGTGAGAATCGTAGCGTAGGCCTTTGATTTCAGTCTATCTTTGTCCTTGACCGGTCGGGACATCTCTTCGAACATGTCTGTGAACATGAAGATTGTCAGCCTGACATACTCGTCGCGGACGCTGATCGTGCGAGGGAGGAACACATAcactcttcctcgtcaaatagcgctcgctcgctcttcGTTTGCGGTGTCATTGCCGTACTCGTCAACGACGCTGCCGCTCTACCAGAACTATAATTCGATGCGTTGTCTAGGCATGGAGACGGATTAGCATGAAAAGCAGTCTTGAAGTTGGAATAGCGCTCACATGCTAGTTGTTCGACCTTTCTTTTTGCCACAAcaccctctttcttctcctgtGTATCATCGGCTTTTGGTGGCGGTGTCGCAGCAGGAGATTGCTCTGCTCGAGTctgaggagaaagaggacgtCAACTTCAAGAGCTTTCCACCGTAGAAGGGTGCCCTACGACATACCTTTTCAGCAAGCATTTTCAACACCTTACTAGCGCCTCCTGCAGCATCGATGTTGATCCCTCTCAACGGATCTCCAGCGAAATCGTCATCTGTCACCCAATCTCTCAATATCAGCTTTGGTCAAAATATCGACATCACCAGCTCACCTAacaccttcttgtccttcttgacataATCGTACTCTCTCAAATCCCTCGAAGCGAGATTTTGTGGATCCTGAATTGTGATGATATCTTCTCGCTTGAAAGGCTCGTCGTTAACCAAATCTCGCCATGTCTTGGGTTTGATAGCTAGTAATTGCAAAGAAGCCATGTCGAACACGTTTCCCTGTGGAATAGACAGATCAGCTACTTGCTTCTCCAAGGTAGCCCAAGGTGACGTACGGTGTtcttgaggaagacgatgtgGATGTGTGGAGAGAAGACTTTATAAGTGATAGGGTCGTGCATGTTTCCCTCGGCGTTCTACCAACAATACATTAGCTTGAGCCCGACAAATCTAACGTACGGAGCTTCATCGCTCACcttgaagaagttgagtTTGATGAGCTGACTCGTATCTAACGGCTTGCCCGTTACTGGATCTGTTCCagaaagatcagcttcgcGTTCCTCATAGATGAAGATAAGGTTGCATCAGCTCACTCGTCTTGAACTTTCGGATGTAAGGGACGATATTGAGCAAATCAAATACATCTGCTCGAGGTGCTTCTCCAGGTTTGGTCTCTGCAATCACGGCAACTGGATTTCGGAAAGGTTGTAATGATAGGGCACACGAATCGCTACAATTAATTCTCTCACATCAGCACTGCTTTCACCGATGATATGGTGCTCTATGACTTTGTAATGGACGATCCCACTCACAAGGGTAATCTCTGAAACTCGCTCTTGCCATTGTCTATCCTCTTTCCGGTACTTGAAGCTGTATGATTCCCCGCCGCGTGCTCCGAGTGAGTCACGTACATCTTGTCGGAGTTGTGTCCCATCTTGGCGATAGTCTGCTGCGGTGATGGATATGACAGAGAGCAGGGGCTGGagtagaggaagaaaagcgatggacaagatggtgTGTTTTCGAATCGTCTTTGTGGGCGGCGGCGAGCGTTGCGGACCTTCGAAGCAGATCTGCGGAGTTCACGAGATATCTCCGTAGGAATCGCGTGTCGACAACGTGAACCCCGCATTCTTCAAAACGTCTAAGTTATAACATTACACGGCTATGATCCTGTCGAAGAcacttcctcgt
Encoded here:
- a CDS encoding peptidyl-prolyl cis-trans isomerase-like 2 gives rise to the protein MGHNSDKMYVTHSEHAAGNHTASSTGKRIDNGKSEFQRLPFDSCALSLQPFRNPVAVIAETKPGEAPRADVFDLLNIVPYIRKFKTNPVTGKPLDTSQLIKLNFFKNAEGNMHDPITYKVFSPHIHIVFLKNTGNVFDMASLQLLAIKPKTWRDLVNDEPFKREDIITIQDPQNLASRDLREYDYVKKDKKVLDDDFAGDPLRGINIDAAGGASKVLKMLAEKTRAEQSPAATPPPKADDTQEKKEGVVAKRKVEQLAYNASNYSSGRAAASLTSTAMTPQTKSERALFDEEEYMFEEMSRPVKDKDRLKSKAYATILTNFGGLNVELHGDRAPKTVYNFVQLAKQGKYDNVVFHRLIPGFMIQGGDPTGTGKGGQSFWGEPFRDEYSEKGAFKHDARGVLSMANSGPRTNSSQFFITFRDTPHLNGKHTVFGKLVGGEEVLDKIERVPVRPGGDRPVKDVVILGVNVLQDPFEAYKERLSAKLARKDQSDEALRRRAEAQKEREKDRTTWLGTNLGEKGESKAKKEERKRKAEEESEVGKYLNIPKGVGKVGAGDSAGGGDVVDFGGDKKKKKSGGFGDFSGW